TATTGGCACTAGGAACATGCAAGATTTTCTTAAGATGAATTTTTCTTAGGGGGGTATGAAAAATTGAGTGACCAATGTGGTTAATCCTCATACCTTCACCACTAGCTGTGTGGATTTGATCCTTGCCACGATATTTCTCCTTCATTGTCACATTTTCAAGTTCGTTGGTGATGTGGTTGGTGGCGCCACTGTCGACGTACCCGTTGGTGTCGATCCCATAGGAGCCATCCGCAGCAGCAGCAAGTTTGTCCTTGTCTTGGGAggagtcgccgtcgtcgtcgtagcGATACCAGCAGTCTTTGGCAGTATGCCCTAGCTTACCACAGATCTGGCAGCGAGGTGCATCTGGCCGTGACCTGGTGGAGCCACCGCGACGGCCCCTGTTGTTGCCAGAAGAGGGCCGTCCGCCGCCGCGAGTGCTGGAGTTGCTGTTGCCGTGTCCCCCGCCCGAGGTCTTGCCCCTGTTGCGAGGTGATCCGCGCTGATGAGAggagccgccgccgcggccgcggaAGGCGGCGTTGGCCGACGACTTGAAGCCGCCCGAGGACTGGAAACGCGCTGGTCGAAGTTGCTCATCATGGAGAAGAGCTCGTCGAGGGAGACAGGCACGATGCGGGCGTCGAGGGCGGACACCAGGGGCTGGTAGTCCATGTCCAGCCCATGGAGGATGTAGGAGACAAGCTCATCATCTTGCAGAGGCTTGCCGGCCGCGGCGAGTTCGTCCGCGAGGCCGCGCATGTGGGCGAAGTAGGTGGCGATGGACTGGTTCCCCTTCTGCGCGTTGATGAGGGCCGTGCGGATGTTTTTCACCCGGCCGAGGGACTGCGACGAAAACATGCCCGCCAGAGCAGCCCAGAGCGCGGGCGACATGGTGACCGCGGTCACCTGCACGAGAACCTCTTTGGACAGATTGTTGAGCAGATAACCAAGTACCTGCTGGTCCTCCCGTACCCAGattgggtggagagggttgggcgtCGAGGACTCCTTCCCGTCTTTGTCCTTGGTGACGAGGAGTCGGGCCGGCTCCGGTGTGGTGCCGTCGGCATAGCCGAAGACACCGGCGCCCCGCAGCTGCGGCACGATCTTGGCGCGCCATAGAACATAGTTCGTGCGGGTAAGCTTCTCCGTGACCTGTTGGTTGAGGTTTGGGTgggaggagccggaggaaggcaTGGCTAGGGCACTAATGGCGATGAGCTAGGCTAGATGAGATTGGAAGAgaaggctctgtataccatgtgcgGGGCAGAAACGTCTTACCCTTCGAGGGGGACGTGGTACGTGTTATATAGGGGATTGCGAGTCTCTGATACGCGTACAATTCTGTTGGAGATACATGACTTGAGGGAGAAGAAGTACAGGAGATAAGAAGTATAGTTACAACCGAATACAGAATTTAAACTACCATACGGCTATCTATCTTATCTATCTCCTCGTACATATCTCGTTTGACAATGTGCACAAgtttgatttttgtttttttggatttcTTTTAAGAAACGAAAAAAAGAACTATTTTGAGCAATTCATGTTCCGAGCTCACTTTATAGTTAACTTGCTACCATGCAGAAGAGCTGAAAAACCGGCGGCTTGAGAACGTGCAGCCTACCTCTTGGGACGATGAGTGTACGTATGGCGCGTCGTGTTTGTTATCTCTAGGTGCAATTTTCTTAACTTTGACTGGACTTGCGAATTAATTTTGGTCTGTACTGTGTGCTACCTGCAGGGATTGTAACACTGAACATCACAGATAATGTGGTGGAGGATGAAGACACTAGTAGCATCGTGAGCAGTTTCTCGACAGACAGCCCCTTCTCGATAGACGCCGAGGAGGAGACTGACAAGGAGGAGGCtgacaatgaggaggaggaggaggaggatgaagaggaggctgacaatgaggatgaggaggaggaggtggaggctgaCGGAGACGGTGACAAGAAAAAGGAGGATCAGACTGACGACGACAACGGCGACCAGACTGACGATGACAACGGCGAGGACCTCAGCTAGCTCCAAGTTGTGCTTAAGACATGGTAGATGATTTGCTGGTAATAAGAAGTCTTATGCATCTTCTGGGCAGCTATATTATCTACCCAGAAGTCTGTTGTGTTTGTATTGAACCCTGCATGCACGTACGCATGCCAATTTATTTATGTCCGTGTATCACTATGTTTCTGTCTAAAGTATGCTAGTGAAACATTCTAATTTGGGGATATTTCATTTGTCGAGTAATTATGCGCTTCACACATTCTGTCCTGAATAAACAACCCAAGAGAGTTAATAATGATGCTCTGCACTTGCAGAGTAAACATTCTTATTACGATGTATGCCTGTGTTCCACAGACTATTTGATTCCAACAGACTTGCTGATTTCCAAAGAAACAAACTAGC
This window of the Triticum aestivum cultivar Chinese Spring chromosome 5D, IWGSC CS RefSeq v2.1, whole genome shotgun sequence genome carries:
- the LOC123124210 gene encoding glutamic acid-rich protein isoform X1 — its product is MGTAHCTYTYIATLKLALRREKRQEKKKKTNSGGSSGGNNQGKKKGKKRALTAEELKNRRLENVQPTSWDDEWIVTLNITDNVVEDEDTSSIVSSFSTDSPFSIDAEEETDKEEADNEEEEEEDEEEADNEDEEEEVEADGDGDKKKEDQTDDDNGDQTDDDNGEDLS
- the LOC123124210 gene encoding glutamic acid-rich protein isoform X2 produces the protein MGTAHCTYTYIATLKLALRREKRQEKKKKTNSGGSSGGNNQGKKKGKKRALTAGIVTLNITDNVVEDEDTSSIVSSFSTDSPFSIDAEEETDKEEADNEEEEEEDEEEADNEDEEEEVEADGDGDKKKEDQTDDDNGDQTDDDNGEDLS